The following proteins are co-located in the Anomalospiza imberbis isolate Cuckoo-Finch-1a 21T00152 chromosome 1, ASM3175350v1, whole genome shotgun sequence genome:
- the NRSN1 gene encoding neurensin-1 has protein sequence MSSYADICGSKHVQGSTEGGYQRYGVRSYLHQFYEDCTASIWEYEDDFQIQRSPSRWSSVFWKVGLISGMAFMLIGVAVLVVGFLVPPKIEALGKDDFVVVDTSAVQFNGSLDICKLAGAILFCVGGSTVAACLLMSAFAKSYSKEEKYLQQRFKERIADIKAHANPVTKAPAPGESKIPVTLSRVQNVQPLSET, from the exons ATGAGCTCCTATGCTGACATCTGCGGGTCCAAGCACGTGCAGGGCAGCACCGAGGGAGGGTACCAGCGCTATGGAGTTCGGTCCTACCTGCATCAGTTTTATGAGGACTGCACAGCTTCAATTTGGGAGTATGAGGATGATTTTCAGATCCAGAGATCGCCGAGCAGGTGGAGCTCTGTATTCTGGAAG gtCGGACTCATCTCTGGGATGGCTTTTATGCTGATAGGTGTAGCTGTTCTTGTAGTGGGTTTTCTTGTGCCACCGAAAATCGAAGCCCTTGGGAAAGATGATTTTGTTGTTGTGGATACCAGTGCTGTTCAGTTCAATGGGTCCCTTGATATATGCAAGCTGGCAGGAGCAATCTTGTTCTGTGTTGGAGGGTCCACTGTGGCAGCATGTCTGCTGATGTCTGCTTTTGCTAAAAGTTACTCCAAAGAAGAGAAGTACCTCCAGCAAAGATTTAAAGAGAGAATAGCTGATATAAAAGCCCATGCAAACCCAGTCACAAAAGCGCCAGCACCAGGAGAATCAAAGATACCTGTCACTTTGTCCAGAGTTCAAAATGTCCAGCCTTTATCTGAAACCTGA